A window of the Synechococcus sp. LTW-R genome harbors these coding sequences:
- the metH gene encoding methionine synthase, protein MLATQRIGFLERLHSPERPVLVFDGATGTSLQQMDLTADDFGGLALEGCNENLVFTRPDAVQAVHRQFLEAGCDVIETDTFGATSTVLAEYDIQDKTFELNKRAAELAREMAAAYSTPEKPRFVAGSMGPTTKLPTLGHISFDEMRDSFAEQAEGLIAGDVDLFIVETCQDVLQIKAALQGIEQAFTATGQRRPLMVSVTMETTGTMLVGSDIAAVVSILEPFPIDVLGLNCATGPEQMKEHVRYLSAHSPFVVSCIPNAGLPENIGGVAHYRLTPTEMKMQLMHFVEDLGVQVIGGCCGTTPAHIASLAELSSELKPAQRTVRGGMEPDPEAPRPALQYEPSASSIYGVTPYLQDNSFLIIGERLNASGSKKVRELLAEEDWDGLVSVARGQVKENAHVLDVNVDYVGRDGEADMHALVSRLVTNVNLPLMLDSTEWQKMEAGLKVAGGKCILNSTNYEDGDERFFKVLELARDYGAGVVVGTIDEEGMARTAERKFAIAQRAYRDALEFGIPAHEIFYDPLALPISTGIEEDRENGLATLNAIRMIRENLPGVHVVLGVSNVSFGLSPAARIVLNSVFLHDCCEAGMDAAIVSPAKILPLIKISEEHQQVCRDLIHDRRRFDNGVCVYDPLTELTTLFEGVSTKEARASGPSLADLPIEERLKQHIIDGERIGLEDALKIALESYKPLQIINTFLLDGMKVVGELFGSGQMQLPFVLQSAETMKSAVAFLEPLMDKVEGESSAKAKFLIATVKGDVHDIGKNLVDIILTNNGYEVINLGIKQPVEAIIEAQQEHQADCIAMSGLLVKSTAFMKDNLAAFNEAGINVPVILGGAALTPRFVNKDCREVYNGQVIYGRDAFVDLRFMDALVTAKAEEQWDNAKGFLGAIPDGLGLEAVNTDERADTDETAAPADAQPAAVAVSTDRSESVPEEAAITPPFWGSQVLLEDAIDIEEVFGFLDRNALFAGQWQLRKAQGQSREDYEAMLAEKAEPVLAHWKQRCIDEGLLTPRVAYGYYPCGREGNALVVFDPEQPQSELGRFDLPRQRSGNRYCIADFYRDAVSGASDVLPMQAVTMGEQATAFAQDLFKGDQYSDYLYFHGLGVQMAEALAEWVHSRIRRELGYPDPADMPLRDVLAQRYRGSRYSFGYPACPNVPDSRQQLRWLGSERIGLSMDESDQLEPEQSTTALVALHSQARYFSA, encoded by the coding sequence ATGCTCGCCACCCAACGCATTGGCTTCCTGGAGCGTTTGCACAGCCCGGAGCGGCCTGTGTTGGTGTTCGACGGTGCAACGGGAACTTCGTTGCAGCAGATGGATCTGACCGCCGACGATTTCGGCGGCTTGGCCCTCGAAGGGTGCAACGAGAACCTGGTCTTCACCCGGCCGGATGCCGTGCAGGCCGTGCATCGTCAGTTTCTTGAAGCCGGATGCGATGTCATTGAGACCGACACCTTTGGCGCGACCTCCACGGTCCTGGCCGAGTACGACATCCAGGACAAGACCTTTGAGCTGAACAAGCGGGCAGCGGAGCTGGCACGCGAAATGGCCGCCGCCTACTCGACGCCGGAGAAGCCCCGGTTCGTGGCGGGATCCATGGGCCCGACGACGAAGCTGCCCACGTTGGGGCACATCAGCTTCGACGAAATGCGCGATTCCTTCGCCGAACAGGCCGAGGGCCTGATCGCCGGAGACGTGGACCTCTTCATCGTCGAAACCTGCCAGGACGTCCTGCAAATCAAGGCGGCGTTGCAGGGAATTGAGCAGGCCTTCACGGCAACCGGTCAGCGCAGGCCCTTGATGGTCAGCGTGACCATGGAAACCACCGGCACGATGTTGGTGGGTTCAGACATCGCGGCGGTGGTCTCGATTCTGGAGCCATTCCCGATCGATGTGCTCGGCCTGAACTGCGCGACGGGCCCCGAGCAGATGAAGGAGCACGTCCGCTACCTCTCAGCCCACAGCCCTTTCGTGGTGAGCTGCATCCCGAACGCGGGTCTACCGGAAAACATCGGCGGCGTCGCCCACTACCGGCTGACCCCGACCGAAATGAAGATGCAGCTGATGCACTTCGTGGAAGATCTGGGGGTGCAGGTGATTGGCGGCTGCTGCGGAACCACGCCAGCACACATCGCCTCCCTGGCTGAGCTTTCCTCGGAACTCAAGCCAGCCCAGCGCACGGTGCGCGGTGGTATGGAGCCAGACCCTGAAGCCCCACGCCCGGCCCTGCAGTACGAGCCCTCAGCCAGCTCGATCTACGGAGTCACCCCCTACCTGCAGGACAACTCCTTCTTGATCATTGGCGAACGCCTGAACGCCAGTGGCTCGAAGAAAGTTCGTGAGTTGCTCGCGGAAGAAGACTGGGACGGTCTGGTCTCCGTAGCCCGCGGCCAGGTGAAGGAGAACGCTCATGTTCTTGACGTCAACGTCGACTACGTCGGCCGCGATGGCGAGGCGGATATGCACGCGTTGGTCAGCCGTCTGGTGACCAACGTCAACCTCCCCCTGATGCTGGACTCCACGGAGTGGCAAAAGATGGAGGCCGGCCTCAAGGTGGCTGGCGGCAAATGCATCCTCAACTCCACCAACTACGAGGACGGCGACGAGCGCTTCTTCAAGGTGCTCGAACTGGCGCGCGATTACGGCGCTGGTGTCGTCGTCGGGACCATTGATGAGGAGGGTATGGCCCGCACCGCGGAACGCAAATTCGCGATCGCGCAACGGGCCTACCGCGATGCCCTGGAATTCGGCATCCCGGCCCACGAGATCTTCTACGACCCCCTGGCACTCCCCATCTCAACGGGCATCGAAGAAGACCGGGAAAACGGACTGGCGACGCTGAATGCGATTCGCATGATCCGCGAGAACCTTCCGGGTGTTCATGTGGTGCTGGGCGTCAGCAACGTGAGCTTTGGCCTATCCCCAGCGGCGCGGATCGTGCTCAACTCCGTTTTTCTCCATGACTGCTGTGAGGCAGGCATGGATGCGGCGATCGTCAGCCCCGCCAAGATCCTGCCGCTGATCAAGATCAGCGAGGAGCACCAGCAGGTTTGCCGCGACCTCATTCACGATCGCCGGCGTTTTGACAACGGGGTCTGTGTCTATGACCCCCTTACCGAACTCACCACGTTGTTCGAAGGCGTCTCCACGAAGGAGGCACGGGCTTCCGGACCGTCCTTGGCTGATCTCCCTATTGAGGAACGCCTGAAGCAACACATCATTGATGGTGAGCGCATTGGCTTGGAAGACGCGCTCAAGATTGCCCTTGAGAGCTACAAACCGCTCCAGATCATCAACACCTTCCTGCTGGATGGGATGAAGGTGGTCGGTGAGCTCTTTGGCTCAGGGCAAATGCAGCTGCCCTTCGTCCTGCAAAGCGCCGAGACGATGAAATCCGCCGTGGCTTTCCTCGAGCCCCTGATGGACAAGGTGGAGGGTGAGAGCTCCGCCAAGGCCAAGTTCCTGATTGCCACGGTCAAAGGCGATGTGCATGACATCGGCAAGAACCTGGTCGACATCATCCTCACGAACAACGGCTATGAGGTGATCAACCTGGGGATCAAACAACCCGTTGAAGCCATCATCGAGGCGCAGCAAGAACACCAGGCCGATTGCATTGCCATGAGCGGACTGTTGGTGAAATCAACAGCCTTCATGAAGGACAACCTCGCCGCCTTCAACGAGGCCGGGATCAATGTCCCCGTGATCCTGGGCGGGGCTGCCCTCACCCCCCGGTTCGTGAACAAGGACTGCCGCGAGGTCTACAACGGCCAGGTCATTTACGGGCGCGACGCCTTCGTTGACCTGCGCTTCATGGATGCCCTGGTGACGGCCAAGGCTGAAGAGCAGTGGGATAACGCTAAGGGGTTCCTCGGAGCGATCCCCGACGGGCTCGGACTCGAGGCGGTTAACACGGACGAGCGTGCTGACACGGACGAGACCGCAGCGCCCGCCGACGCACAGCCAGCAGCCGTCGCTGTCTCGACGGACCGCTCCGAGAGCGTGCCGGAGGAGGCTGCAATCACTCCCCCCTTCTGGGGTAGTCAGGTGCTGCTCGAAGACGCGATCGACATTGAGGAGGTCTTCGGATTCCTCGATCGCAATGCCCTCTTCGCCGGCCAGTGGCAGTTGCGCAAGGCCCAAGGGCAGTCCCGCGAGGACTACGAAGCGATGCTGGCCGAGAAGGCGGAGCCCGTCCTCGCCCATTGGAAGCAACGCTGCATCGATGAAGGCCTGCTCACCCCTCGAGTGGCCTACGGCTACTACCCGTGCGGGCGCGAGGGCAATGCGCTGGTCGTGTTTGACCCGGAGCAACCGCAGAGCGAGCTGGGGCGGTTTGATCTGCCGCGGCAACGCTCGGGCAACCGCTACTGCATTGCTGACTTCTACCGCGATGCCGTCAGTGGTGCATCGGATGTGCTGCCCATGCAGGCGGTAACCATGGGTGAGCAGGCGACTGCCTTCGCCCAAGACCTGTTCAAGGGCGATCAATACAGCGATTACCTCTACTTCCATGGCCTGGGCGTTCAAATGGCCGAGGCCCTGGCGGAGTGGGTCCACTCCCGGATCCGCCGCGAATTGGGCTATCCCGATCCAGCAGACATGCCCCTACGGGATGTCCTGGCCCAGCGCTACCGCGGCAGCCGCTACTCCTTTGGCTATCCGGCCTGTCCGAACGTTCCCGATTCTCGGCAGCAGCTGCGCTGGCTTGGTAGTGAGCGGATTGGTCTGAGCATGGACGAGAGCGACCAATTGGAGCCCGAGCAGAGCACCACAGCGCTGGTGGCCCTCCACAGCCAGGCCCGTTATTTCTCCGCTTAG
- a CDS encoding branched-chain amino acid transaminase, with product MHQFLPYAWFGGKCVPFAEATLSVATHALHYGTGAFGGMRAIPNPADANEILLFRADRHARRLSQSARLLLTELSEETIHSAIHAFLRTNKPTCPVYLRPFVYTSDLGIAPRLHNIETDFLIYGLELGDYLSPEGVSCRISSWTRQEDRSLPLRGKISGAYITSSLAKTEAVKSGFDEALLLNSRGKVSEASGMNLFLVRDGVLITPGVDQDILEGITRSSVLELAKAMGIPTLERPVDKSELFIADEVFLSGTAAKVTPIRRVETTELSAERPVMNAIRERLTTITEGRDPAYEHWVSRVRLDG from the coding sequence ATGCATCAGTTCCTGCCCTACGCCTGGTTCGGTGGCAAGTGTGTGCCTTTCGCGGAGGCCACCCTCTCGGTCGCGACCCATGCGCTGCACTACGGCACCGGTGCGTTTGGCGGGATGCGGGCGATCCCCAATCCTGCGGATGCGAACGAGATCCTGCTGTTCCGGGCTGACCGCCACGCCCGCCGTCTCAGCCAGAGCGCCCGTCTGCTGCTGACGGAGCTCAGCGAAGAGACCATTCACTCAGCGATCCACGCCTTCCTGCGTACCAATAAGCCGACCTGTCCGGTCTATCTCCGTCCGTTTGTTTATACGAGTGATCTGGGGATTGCCCCCCGTCTGCACAACATCGAGACCGATTTTCTGATCTACGGGCTTGAGCTCGGTGACTACCTCTCCCCGGAGGGTGTGAGCTGCCGGATCAGCTCCTGGACCCGTCAGGAGGATCGCTCGTTGCCCCTGCGCGGCAAGATCAGCGGCGCCTACATCACGAGCTCCCTGGCCAAGACTGAGGCCGTCAAGAGTGGCTTTGATGAAGCCCTGCTCCTGAACAGCCGCGGCAAGGTGAGCGAGGCCAGTGGCATGAACCTGTTCCTGGTCCGTGACGGTGTCCTGATCACCCCTGGTGTTGACCAGGACATCCTTGAGGGCATCACCCGCTCGAGCGTGCTGGAGCTGGCCAAGGCCATGGGCATCCCCACCTTGGAGCGGCCCGTCGACAAGAGCGAGTTGTTCATCGCCGACGAAGTCTTCCTGAGCGGCACCGCAGCCAAGGTCACGCCCATCCGTCGCGTGGAAACCACAGAACTCAGTGCCGAGCGCCCCGTGATGAATGCCATCCGTGAGCGCCTCACGACGATTACCGAAGGGCGTGACCCCGCCTATGAGCACTGGGTCAGCCGCGTGCGCCTTGACGGTTGA
- the cobN gene encoding cobaltochelatase subunit CobN: MHRLAAVPGSHSPEDGVVYVEQPGADLVVLSSADTDLAALAATLDRESFPAGQGRQLQGLNLASLQHPAVLDHYISTSLSGTRLVLIRLLGGRGHWSYGLEQFRLWAETASDRHLVVMAGTADEDEALASLSTVPAPVAVACSQCLREGGTDNWLRVLKSLGSFLDNGEVVLPAAQAVEDPKAHDWQGDSGPRVGVILYRALLQSGDLALAEALLSALRARGLAPRALWVSSLRDPVVQRGVLDLLQREAVDAVVCTTSFASVQSAEAGLGAPLWEELGVPVFQVLCSTQSAAAWQASPVGLASLDLTLQIAMPELDGRITTRVGAFKELEQADARLATGLHRYVPAPERLAWVAELVRRWCDLRVTPPQNRRLALVLANYPTRNARLANGVGLDTPASAAAMLGWLQDAGYSLGAEIPGDGDALIAALLAGRTNDPESSHLKAADHLPLQAYLDWYGALPSAARQSLEAQWGEPQQDPSLEPHGFPIHGLRFGNAVVMIQPSRGYERDPSLSYHSPDLAPTHQYLAHYLWLAQAARVQVVCHVGKHGNLEWLPGKGLGLSGSCFPELALGPMPHLYPFIVNDPGEGSQAKRRAQAVILDHLTPPLGRAGLHGDLRELEALIDEYWEAVQLGSARSEGLRAEILQQLSASELEGVLATGEGDDPLDAADGYLCELKEAQIRTGLHRFGSLPALDARAELLACLARPPQQNGLGLTQALARDTQLGLDPWADPEEQPLEPTDRDRLITLGLEQPRRCGDAVEWLEQQVLDLCQALLSGATAFPATGPQTYAVLHRLQRELVPNLLRCGEAEQTSFLRGMAGQRIAAGPSGAPTRGRPDLLPTGRNFYSVDLRGLPTEAAWDLGRRSAELLVEHHLMEEGEPLRHLALSVWGTSTMRNGGEDIAQCLALMGVRPIWDGPSRRLVDIELIPLAALGRPRVDVTLRISGLFRDAFPQLVGWVNQATALVAAAEEDADGNPLAEAARRDGHAWRVYGSAPGAYGAGLQGLIDSGDWENRDDLAEAYLNWGSWRYEGDGAGPLRIAADRGGFERRLGSVQVVLQNQDNREHDLLDSDDYYQFQGGLSAAVESVRGTAPAVWFADHSRHQRPRVHRLEKEFDKVLRSRVLNPRWIEGMQQHGYKGGFEMAASLDYLFAYDASTGRVPDWSYGSIAEQWLESKEVLDFLKTHNPWALRDMAERLLEAHNRGLWSGAQKNQLAHLRELVLDAEALIEG, translated from the coding sequence ATGCACCGTCTTGCGGCTGTCCCCGGTAGCCACAGCCCTGAGGACGGGGTCGTCTATGTCGAACAGCCAGGTGCCGACCTGGTGGTTCTCTCAAGCGCGGACACCGACCTCGCGGCGTTGGCCGCAACGCTGGACCGGGAGAGCTTCCCGGCTGGTCAGGGCCGTCAGCTCCAGGGCCTGAACCTGGCGAGCCTCCAACACCCCGCGGTGCTGGATCACTACATCAGCACCAGCTTGAGCGGCACACGATTGGTGTTGATCCGTCTGCTCGGCGGCCGAGGCCATTGGAGTTACGGACTGGAGCAGTTCCGGCTCTGGGCCGAAACCGCATCGGACCGCCACCTGGTGGTGATGGCCGGTACCGCCGATGAAGACGAGGCGTTGGCCTCCCTCAGCACCGTCCCGGCACCCGTGGCTGTCGCCTGCAGCCAATGCCTGAGAGAAGGGGGCACCGACAACTGGCTGAGGGTGCTCAAGAGCCTCGGCTCATTCCTCGACAACGGCGAGGTTGTTCTTCCTGCAGCCCAGGCCGTTGAAGACCCCAAGGCCCATGACTGGCAAGGGGATTCCGGCCCACGGGTGGGCGTGATCCTGTATCGCGCGCTTCTGCAATCGGGCGACCTGGCGCTGGCGGAGGCCCTGCTCTCCGCGCTCAGGGCCCGGGGCTTAGCCCCGCGGGCGTTGTGGGTCAGCAGCCTGCGGGACCCGGTGGTGCAGCGGGGTGTGCTGGATCTCCTCCAACGGGAAGCGGTGGACGCCGTGGTCTGCACCACCTCGTTTGCTTCGGTCCAATCCGCGGAGGCTGGATTGGGGGCGCCCCTCTGGGAAGAGCTCGGTGTACCGGTCTTTCAGGTCCTGTGCAGCACCCAGTCCGCTGCGGCCTGGCAGGCCAGTCCGGTGGGGTTGGCCTCCCTCGATCTGACTCTGCAAATCGCGATGCCGGAGCTGGACGGCCGCATCACGACGCGGGTTGGGGCCTTCAAAGAGCTCGAGCAGGCCGACGCGCGTCTCGCCACCGGACTGCATCGCTATGTGCCAGCACCGGAGCGTCTCGCCTGGGTCGCCGAACTGGTTCGGCGTTGGTGTGACCTGCGGGTGACTCCCCCACAGAACCGGCGTCTGGCGCTCGTGCTGGCGAATTACCCCACCCGCAACGCCCGTCTTGCCAATGGCGTCGGACTCGACACCCCAGCCAGTGCCGCGGCGATGCTCGGGTGGTTACAGGACGCTGGCTACAGCCTCGGGGCTGAGATCCCCGGCGATGGCGACGCGCTGATTGCAGCCTTGCTCGCCGGCCGAACCAATGATCCAGAAAGCAGCCACCTCAAGGCCGCGGACCATCTGCCCCTGCAGGCCTATTTGGATTGGTATGGCGCGCTACCCAGTGCCGCCCGCCAGAGCCTCGAGGCCCAGTGGGGGGAACCGCAGCAGGACCCGTCCCTCGAGCCCCATGGATTTCCAATCCATGGACTGCGTTTCGGCAACGCGGTCGTGATGATCCAGCCGTCACGCGGCTACGAGAGGGATCCCAGCCTGAGCTACCACTCTCCAGATCTGGCTCCGACGCACCAGTACCTCGCGCATTACCTCTGGCTTGCCCAAGCCGCTCGGGTGCAGGTGGTGTGCCACGTGGGGAAGCACGGCAACCTCGAATGGCTGCCCGGGAAGGGGCTTGGACTCTCCGGCAGCTGCTTCCCAGAGTTGGCCCTGGGGCCCATGCCCCACCTCTATCCCTTCATCGTGAACGACCCAGGTGAAGGCTCCCAGGCCAAGCGGCGTGCCCAAGCGGTGATCCTCGATCACCTCACCCCACCTCTCGGTCGAGCGGGACTGCATGGGGACCTTCGAGAGCTGGAGGCGCTGATCGATGAGTACTGGGAAGCGGTGCAACTCGGGAGTGCCCGCAGTGAGGGGCTCCGGGCAGAGATCCTTCAACAGCTCAGTGCTTCGGAACTCGAGGGGGTCCTGGCGACCGGCGAGGGGGATGACCCGTTGGATGCGGCCGATGGCTATCTCTGTGAGCTCAAGGAAGCGCAGATCCGCACGGGATTGCATCGCTTTGGCTCCTTGCCTGCCCTCGATGCCCGTGCGGAATTACTGGCCTGCCTGGCGCGCCCTCCCCAGCAGAACGGCCTCGGCCTGACCCAGGCCTTGGCGCGCGATACGCAACTGGGCTTGGACCCCTGGGCTGATCCGGAAGAACAGCCGCTTGAGCCAACTGATCGAGACCGCCTGATCACCCTGGGGCTGGAGCAACCCCGCCGCTGCGGCGATGCCGTCGAGTGGCTGGAGCAACAGGTGCTTGATCTCTGCCAGGCCCTGTTGTCGGGGGCCACTGCATTCCCGGCGACGGGCCCGCAAACCTACGCGGTGCTCCACCGTCTTCAGCGGGAGTTGGTGCCGAACCTGCTGCGCTGCGGAGAGGCCGAACAGACCTCTTTCCTGCGGGGCATGGCCGGGCAGCGCATCGCCGCCGGTCCCTCGGGCGCCCCAACGCGAGGGCGCCCGGACCTTCTGCCAACGGGCCGCAATTTCTACAGCGTGGATTTGCGCGGTCTGCCAACGGAAGCCGCCTGGGACCTCGGCCGCCGCAGTGCGGAGTTGCTGGTGGAGCACCACCTCATGGAGGAGGGTGAACCCCTACGCCACCTCGCGCTTTCGGTCTGGGGCACCAGCACGATGCGCAATGGCGGGGAAGACATCGCCCAGTGCCTCGCGCTGATGGGTGTCAGACCGATCTGGGATGGGCCCAGCCGCCGACTCGTGGACATCGAATTGATTCCACTGGCTGCCTTGGGCCGCCCCAGGGTGGATGTGACCCTTCGAATCTCCGGCTTGTTCCGTGACGCCTTCCCCCAACTGGTGGGTTGGGTCAACCAGGCGACCGCCCTCGTTGCTGCAGCCGAGGAAGACGCCGATGGCAATCCCCTCGCTGAGGCCGCCAGACGTGATGGCCATGCCTGGCGCGTGTATGGCTCAGCACCGGGTGCCTATGGAGCGGGTCTTCAAGGGTTGATCGATAGCGGCGACTGGGAGAACCGGGATGACCTGGCTGAGGCCTACTTGAACTGGGGCAGCTGGCGTTACGAAGGGGATGGCGCTGGGCCCCTGCGCATCGCGGCCGATCGGGGCGGGTTTGAGCGGCGGCTGGGTTCGGTCCAGGTGGTGCTCCAGAACCAGGACAACCGCGAGCACGATCTGCTGGATTCCGACGATTACTACCAATTCCAGGGCGGGCTGAGTGCCGCGGTGGAGTCCGTGCGCGGAACCGCTCCGGCGGTCTGGTTCGCGGACCATTCCCGCCACCAACGTCCGCGGGTTCACCGACTCGAGAAGGAATTCGACAAGGTGCTGCGCTCTCGCGTGCTCAACCCCCGCTGGATCGAGGGGATGCAACAGCACGGCTACAAGGGTGGCTTTGAAATGGCCGCCAGCCTCGACTACCTGTTTGCCTACGACGCCAGTACGGGGCGGGTGCCGGATTGGAGTTACGGCTCAATCGCTGAGCAGTGGCTGGAGTCCAAAGAGGTTCTGGACTTCCTCAAGACGCACAATCCCTGGGCGCTGCGGGACATGGCGGAGCGGCTGCTGGAGGCGCACAACCGCGGTCTTTGGAGTGGGGCACAAAAAAACCAGCTCGCGCACCTGCGTGAGCTGGTCCTGGACGCTGAAGCGTTGATCGAGGGTTAG
- a CDS encoding PHP domain-containing protein: MTDRHHPLVAVLETVTPTCCPGRINFHCHTTSSDGSLRPEALAEQALAIGLEHLAVTDHHSTAAFLPIQRWFEQQAEAGSSPPRLWTGMEISCLLEGCLVHVLALGFELDHTALDPYRQGQAAVGEVLAAAEARRRIHAAGGLALLAHPARYRLPFQRLIPAAADLGFDGAEAFYDYEMQVQWRPTPLVCDSIVGLLEKHALLRSCGTDTHGLELCGR; encoded by the coding sequence ATGACGGACAGACACCATCCCCTGGTCGCGGTTCTGGAAACCGTCACCCCCACCTGTTGTCCGGGGCGGATCAACTTTCACTGCCACACCACCAGCAGTGATGGGAGTCTTCGACCGGAAGCGTTGGCTGAACAGGCCCTCGCGATCGGCCTGGAGCATTTGGCGGTGACCGATCACCACAGCACGGCGGCTTTCCTGCCGATCCAACGCTGGTTTGAGCAGCAAGCCGAGGCGGGGTCTTCGCCTCCGCGGCTCTGGACTGGGATGGAGATCAGCTGCCTGCTGGAGGGCTGCCTGGTGCATGTGCTGGCCCTCGGCTTTGAGCTGGACCACACCGCCCTGGATCCCTACCGCCAAGGGCAAGCGGCAGTCGGGGAAGTCCTCGCTGCCGCTGAGGCCCGCCGCAGAATCCATGCCGCAGGCGGGTTGGCGCTGCTGGCGCATCCAGCGCGCTATCGCCTCCCCTTTCAACGGCTGATCCCTGCGGCCGCGGACTTGGGGTTCGATGGGGCGGAAGCGTTCTATGACTACGAGATGCAAGTGCAGTGGCGCCCGACGCCCCTGGTTTGCGATTCGATCGTGGGCTTGCTTGAAAAACACGCACTTCTGCGAAGTTGCGGCACCGATACCCACGGCTTAGAGCTTTGTGGCCGCTAG
- the hemJ gene encoding protoporphyrinogen oxidase HemJ → MTLAALPPEAYLWFKTLHIVGVVVWFAGLFYLVRLFIYHREAEELEPTLKDAFQAQYGLMEKRLANIITTPGMVVAVSMAVGLLIANPAWLQQGWMHAKLAFVLALLAYHFFCYRLMGQLQQGTCGWSPKQLRALNELPTLLLVIVVMLVVFKNQFPTGAATWFIVALVVFMAASIQFYARWRRLRAEKEAAAA, encoded by the coding sequence ATCACCCTGGCGGCTCTTCCCCCTGAGGCCTACCTCTGGTTCAAGACCCTGCACATCGTCGGGGTGGTGGTTTGGTTCGCTGGCCTGTTTTATCTGGTGCGGCTGTTCATCTATCACCGGGAAGCCGAAGAGCTCGAGCCGACCCTCAAGGATGCCTTCCAAGCCCAGTACGGCTTGATGGAGAAGCGCCTCGCCAACATCATCACGACGCCGGGAATGGTCGTGGCGGTCTCCATGGCCGTTGGTCTCTTGATCGCCAATCCCGCCTGGCTTCAGCAGGGCTGGATGCACGCCAAGTTGGCCTTCGTCCTGGCCCTGCTGGCTTATCACTTTTTCTGTTACCGCCTGATGGGTCAGCTGCAGCAGGGGACCTGCGGCTGGAGTCCAAAACAACTGCGGGCACTCAATGAGCTGCCAACGCTGCTGCTGGTGATCGTCGTGATGCTGGTGGTCTTCAAGAACCAGTTCCCGACGGGAGCTGCCACCTGGTTCATCGTGGCGTTGGTGGTCTTTATGGCTGCGTCGATTCAGTTTTATGCCCGCTGGAGGCGGCTACGGGCCGAGAAGGAAGCCGCAGCGGCGTAG
- a CDS encoding cryptochrome/photolyase family protein, translated as MTIGIWVLGDQLNLQQAALAGADPTTARVLLLESSSVIERRAYHAQKLVLVWSAMRHFAADLRAQGWTVDYLQTERFSSALGEWVEQHGIQELHVMEPVDRGFRAAIERLPLPLPVHWIANNAFLWSREAFAAWATPYKQLRMELFYREGRKRFGVLLDEDGEPLGGQWNYDQENRKPPTKGLSGPEPLWFEPDATTAAVIEKVSALQERHGLPGSPEPFRWAVTREQALAVLDHFIATRLPGFGPFQDAMVSGEPTLWHALLSPYLNLGLLHPLEVIQRLETEGLAQQVPLAGLEGVIRQILGWREYTHGLYHWFGEDYASVNHFEANAPLPSWFEALGGSGLRCLDTVFGEIKATGYAHHIQRLMVLANYGLLAGLDPQALTAWFHRMFIDGYDWVMLTNVLGMGVFADGGRLASKPYAASGNYIKRMSNYCKGCSYDVKQRTGPKACPFNSLYWDFLARHEPELKRNHRMGLVMKQLSKLPEEELAAIRSSAANHRALAAAGSN; from the coding sequence ATGACCATCGGCATCTGGGTTCTCGGAGATCAACTGAATCTCCAGCAGGCGGCGTTGGCCGGCGCCGACCCCACCACAGCTCGCGTCCTGCTCCTGGAGAGCAGCTCCGTTATCGAACGACGCGCCTATCACGCGCAAAAGCTTGTGCTGGTGTGGAGTGCGATGCGGCACTTCGCCGCTGATCTCCGGGCCCAGGGCTGGACGGTGGATTACCTGCAAACCGAGCGCTTCAGCAGCGCCTTAGGGGAGTGGGTCGAACAACACGGCATCCAGGAACTGCACGTTATGGAGCCTGTGGATCGCGGCTTCCGCGCTGCGATCGAGCGGCTGCCATTGCCACTGCCCGTTCACTGGATCGCGAACAATGCGTTCCTCTGGAGCCGTGAAGCGTTTGCCGCCTGGGCGACGCCGTACAAGCAGCTGCGCATGGAGCTCTTCTATCGGGAGGGGCGCAAACGCTTTGGTGTGCTCCTGGATGAGGACGGTGAGCCCCTCGGCGGTCAGTGGAATTACGACCAGGAGAACCGCAAGCCCCCCACCAAGGGACTCTCGGGGCCGGAGCCGCTGTGGTTTGAGCCCGATGCGACAACGGCGGCCGTGATCGAGAAGGTGAGCGCCCTTCAGGAGCGCCATGGTTTGCCCGGTAGCCCGGAGCCGTTTCGCTGGGCAGTGACTCGGGAGCAGGCCCTAGCGGTCTTGGATCACTTCATCGCAACGCGTCTGCCTGGATTTGGACCGTTCCAGGACGCGATGGTGAGCGGCGAACCCACCCTTTGGCATGCCCTGCTGTCTCCGTACCTGAATCTGGGTTTGCTCCATCCTCTGGAGGTCATCCAGCGCCTCGAAACGGAGGGGCTGGCCCAACAGGTGCCCTTGGCCGGCCTCGAGGGTGTGATTCGCCAAATCCTCGGTTGGCGGGAATACACCCACGGCTTGTATCACTGGTTCGGTGAGGACTACGCCTCGGTCAACCATTTCGAGGCCAACGCACCGTTGCCGAGTTGGTTTGAGGCGTTGGGAGGCAGTGGCCTGCGCTGCTTGGACACGGTCTTTGGCGAAATCAAGGCCACTGGCTACGCCCACCACATTCAACGCTTGATGGTGCTGGCGAACTACGGCCTGTTGGCGGGGCTGGATCCCCAGGCCCTGACGGCCTGGTTCCACCGGATGTTCATCGATGGCTACGACTGGGTGATGCTCACCAACGTCCTGGGGATGGGCGTCTTCGCGGATGGGGGGCGCCTCGCCAGCAAGCCCTACGCCGCCAGCGGCAACTACATCAAACGGATGAGCAACTACTGCAAGGGGTGCTCCTATGACGTCAAGCAACGCACCGGCCCGAAGGCTTGCCCCTTCAACAGCCTCTATTGGGACTTTCTGGCCCGCCACGAACCCGAGCTCAAGCGCAATCACCGCATGGGCCTGGTGATGAAGCAGCTCAGCAAGCTGCCTGAGGAGGAGCTGGCCGCGATTCGCAGCTCCGCGGCGAACCATCGGGCGTTGGCGGCTGCTGGGTCCAACTAA